One genomic segment of Candidatus Margulisiibacteriota bacterium includes these proteins:
- a CDS encoding LCP family protein, translating to MKKTFVIITVLLVCLAAAVGFGISIAARIALLDIFFSLTPTAAIMGEANILVLGVDDAFGHRSDTIMVLHINPDKKEAAILSIPRDTIVTIPGRGLDKANHAYAYGGVELARRTAAEFLQVEIPYYITVNLAGIAALIDQIGGVTIDVEKRMYYVDYAGDLHIDLQPGRQKLNGKQAMGYLRFRHTDNDFARIGRQQQFVNSVAAEIMRRENLIRSPNLFISLLQCVQTNLNSRQVLGLSLALRGVLELRQFSMNMVPGTDLMVDKIYYWKPDEAQVKQLVERHLAKKRLAVSPGE from the coding sequence ATGAAAAAAACTTTTGTCATCATCACCGTGTTGCTGGTCTGCCTGGCGGCGGCCGTCGGCTTCGGAATCAGCATTGCCGCCCGGATTGCCCTGCTCGACATCTTTTTTAGCCTGACGCCGACCGCCGCGATCATGGGGGAAGCCAATATCCTGGTCCTCGGGGTGGATGACGCTTTCGGTCACCGCTCCGACACGATCATGGTACTCCATATCAATCCCGACAAGAAAGAGGCGGCCATCCTCTCGATCCCGCGCGACACAATCGTCACGATCCCGGGACGCGGCTTGGACAAGGCCAATCACGCCTACGCTTACGGCGGGGTCGAGCTGGCAAGGCGGACGGCCGCAGAGTTCCTGCAAGTCGAGATACCCTACTACATCACCGTCAACCTGGCGGGAATCGCGGCGCTGATCGACCAGATCGGCGGGGTGACAATTGACGTAGAAAAGAGAATGTATTATGTTGATTACGCGGGCGACCTCCATATTGACCTGCAGCCGGGGCGCCAGAAGCTCAACGGCAAGCAGGCGATGGGCTATCTCCGTTTCCGGCACACGGACAACGATTTCGCCCGGATCGGCCGGCAGCAGCAGTTCGTGAACTCGGTAGCGGCGGAGATCATGCGCCGGGAGAACCTGATCCGCTCCCCTAACCTCTTCATCTCTCTCCTCCAGTGCGTCCAGACGAACCTGAACTCGCGCCAGGTGCTCGGGTTATCGCTCGCCCTGCGCGGCGTACTGGAACTGCGCCAGTTCAGCATGAACATGGTCCCGGGAACCGACCTGATGGTCGACAAGATCTATTATTGGAAGCCGGATGAGGCCCAGGTCAAACAGCTGGTGGAACGCCACCTGGCCAAAAAGCGCCTGGCTGTCTCGCCGGGAGAATAA
- the rsfS gene encoding ribosome silencing factor: MVEAAESKGAEDLVALSIGRRSSLADYLVICSGETDPQLRAIGDEINQRLREQKIKGQKWEGVIGSGWLVLDLGPVVVHVMRQAERDYYRLEELWGKDAVVYHY, translated from the coding sequence GTGGTCGAGGCGGCGGAGAGCAAGGGAGCGGAAGATCTGGTCGCTCTTTCGATCGGCCGGAGATCGAGCCTAGCCGACTATCTGGTCATCTGCAGCGGAGAGACAGACCCGCAGCTGCGGGCGATCGGCGATGAGATCAACCAGAGATTGCGTGAACAGAAGATCAAAGGGCAAAAATGGGAGGGGGTGATCGGTTCCGGTTGGTTGGTCCTCGATCTCGGCCCGGTCGTCGTCCACGTCATGCGCCAGGCGGAACGGGACTATTACCGGCTCGAGGAGTTGTGGGGCAAAGACGCGGTAGTGTATCATTACTAG